The DNA segment TGTCCAGTACGCGCGCCGCTTGCTCTTGTGGCAACGCAATATTCACATCGATATCGTGCGTGTAGCGCGGGATGCCGGCGTACGCGAGTGCGATTGCACCACCAAAGGCATGCGGGATGCCGTTTCTTTCGAATGCGCTATGAATCGCGATGATTTCCGTGGGAAGTAGCTCATTCATAAGTGATGATCGCGAACGTGTTGTCCTGATTCAGAATGAGCCGCACCGAGTCCTCGTATTGCGCGATCGTGTTCGGTACTGCTGCGCTGATGCGCCTGCCCTCGAGCAGGAGCCGATACAATGTTCGCCCGCGTTGCTCATCGCTGGCATTGCGCCAGTATTCTACATCTTCCTGGTCGTGCTCGAGCGCGTTGCCCAGGAAGCGAGCAAGCAGTGCATCTTTGGCAGACGATCCGCGTTCGTTCTCGTTCACCTGGACTGCATTGTACACCCGCGACAGCGAGAACGGTTCGGCTCACTTCGTGGCCCGCCGCACAGGCGCAACGAACCGCGCACCGGGCATCTGTTCGGTGCGCCCCCGAATCGAATCTGCAGCGCTCAGTGATCGCCCTTCGCTGCGGCGTATATTCTCGCTAAAGCAAGGCTTTTGCCACGGCGGGAAGACGGCCATGGAGCAGGAGATTCGCTTCTGAGGCACGCGGGACGGCGTGCGCATCGCCTACTCCACCGTGGGCAGTGGCCCGCCGCTGGTCGTGCCGCCGGCGGGAACCAGCCACCTCGAAGTGGCCTGGGAGTTTCCACCTAATCGTGCGTTTGTCGAGGCGCTCGCGCAGCGATTCACGTACATCACATACGATCGCCGGGGCTGCGGACTTTCTGACCACGATCGCACCGACTTCTCGCTGGCGGCCGAGTTGGCGTGCTGCGAGGCAGTGATCGATCGATTGGGATTGGAACAGTGCCGGCGCTTGTGATTCA comes from the Dehalococcoidia bacterium genome and includes:
- a CDS encoding alpha/beta hydrolase is translated as MRIAYSTVGSGPPLVVPPAGTSHLEVAWEFPPNRAFVEALAQRFTYITYDRRGCGLSDHDRTDFSLAAELACCEAVIDRLGLEQCRRL